One window from the genome of Pseudanabaena yagii GIHE-NHR1 encodes:
- a CDS encoding phosphoadenylyl-sulfate reductase, giving the protein MTLQTDIDTAAAQLKGKTPQEVLTWALGNYKNISLASSFGAEDVTLIDMIAKIKPDAHVFTLDTGRLNSETYDVIAKVQQKYPQLQLRIMFPQAEAVEQMVSAKGINLFYDSVENRKQCCFIRKVEPLGRATKGLDAWITGLRRDQTANRSTMETVELDGDRNIAKINPLIDWTNEQVWDYIRANDVPYNALHDQNFPSIGCAPCTRAIQAGEDLRAGRWWWEMSNQECGLHVTSDGRLVRAKDV; this is encoded by the coding sequence ATGACCCTACAAACAGACATTGACACCGCCGCCGCACAGCTCAAGGGCAAAACTCCTCAAGAAGTCCTCACATGGGCACTCGGCAACTACAAAAATATCTCCCTCGCATCTAGCTTCGGAGCCGAAGATGTCACCTTGATTGACATGATCGCCAAAATCAAGCCCGATGCCCATGTCTTCACCCTCGATACAGGGCGACTCAATAGCGAAACCTATGACGTAATCGCCAAAGTTCAACAAAAATATCCCCAATTGCAACTTCGCATCATGTTCCCTCAAGCGGAAGCAGTGGAGCAGATGGTAAGTGCTAAGGGCATTAATCTGTTTTATGACAGCGTGGAAAATCGCAAGCAATGCTGCTTCATTCGCAAGGTCGAGCCACTTGGTCGGGCAACAAAGGGTCTAGATGCTTGGATTACAGGACTACGTCGTGACCAAACTGCGAACCGTTCCACGATGGAAACCGTTGAACTAGATGGCGATCGCAATATTGCCAAAATCAATCCATTGATCGATTGGACAAATGAACAGGTTTGGGATTACATTCGCGCCAATGACGTTCCCTACAACGCTCTCCATGATCAGAACTTCCCAAGCATTGGCTGTGCGCCCTGTACCAGAGCCATTCAAGCAGGTGAGGATCTGCGTGCTGGTCGTTGGTGGTGGGAAATGAGCAATCAAGAATGTGGATTGCACGTTACCAGTGACGGTCGCCTAGTTCGCGCCAAGGATGTTTAA
- a CDS encoding ABC transporter ATP-binding protein → MTANFWDIVRYFKRYRNTAIWSITGSSLFEIIDLAVPYTVGQILNVLSGRSLDPEINSLVIAMASIFGQSPNPTTALIMLSGLIFVVTVLRAPIQVWIANNFHWEIALKSRRDQTQKAIAKILTLPIEFYDENNAGRIAGRVARGLANHMWSYPEIAGQLIPKVVRILGIFVIICAIAWWISAFFLVSFILVLLGSLQKLKGLVKTEENLDIYQENTESRTSEIITSIKTVKAFANEAKEYKRQSERLEREAKVSLWGIHIGYVKLGMVRDTVLEACQFVVFGAALFATFGGKMSIGHFITISTLASMAYSEIKPICLLAEVFARRYSSMLRFHEFMKQANGQDAAIALYPNTKYPQYRFAGKVEFRNLTFGYDRDRPVLEKIQFIIEPYETVALVGKSGSGKSTLVKLLFRYFEPSSGGILIDGTNITELDITGYRKRLAIVHQEVDIFNGTLMDNLMYGNPTATFAQVQEACAIASVDEFLHLLPRGYNTIVGERGVRLSGGQRQRLGIARALLVNPDILVFDEATSSLDYESERSIQLAMRRIQGIRTTIVIAHRLSTVREADKIVVLDKGAIVEIGSHQQLLAQGGIYHRLHSLQETGELL, encoded by the coding sequence ATGACCGCTAACTTTTGGGACATTGTCCGTTATTTTAAACGCTATCGCAACACGGCAATCTGGAGCATTACAGGTTCTAGTCTATTTGAAATCATCGACCTCGCCGTTCCCTATACCGTTGGGCAAATCCTGAATGTGTTATCAGGGCGATCTCTCGATCCTGAAATCAATAGCCTTGTCATCGCCATGGCGAGTATTTTTGGACAGTCTCCGAATCCCACCACAGCATTAATTATGTTATCAGGCTTAATTTTTGTGGTGACGGTTTTACGCGCACCGATTCAGGTCTGGATTGCCAATAACTTTCATTGGGAAATTGCCCTTAAATCGCGCCGCGATCAGACTCAAAAAGCGATCGCCAAAATTTTGACTCTGCCCATCGAGTTTTACGATGAGAATAATGCGGGCAGGATTGCAGGACGTGTAGCGCGAGGTTTAGCCAATCACATGTGGTCATATCCCGAAATCGCAGGGCAATTGATTCCTAAAGTCGTGCGAATCCTCGGAATTTTTGTGATCATCTGTGCGATCGCATGGTGGATCTCAGCATTCTTTTTAGTGTCATTTATTTTGGTGCTATTAGGAAGTTTGCAAAAACTGAAGGGATTAGTCAAAACGGAAGAAAACCTCGACATCTATCAAGAGAATACTGAAAGTCGCACTTCCGAAATTATTACCAGCATCAAGACCGTCAAGGCTTTTGCCAATGAAGCAAAGGAATATAAACGCCAAAGCGAACGTCTCGAACGGGAAGCCAAAGTCTCTCTCTGGGGCATTCACATTGGCTATGTAAAATTAGGCATGGTGCGCGATACGGTACTGGAAGCTTGCCAATTTGTCGTATTTGGAGCCGCCCTATTCGCTACCTTTGGTGGCAAGATGTCCATCGGACACTTCATCACCATTTCCACCTTGGCAAGTATGGCTTATTCGGAAATCAAACCGATTTGTTTACTTGCCGAAGTCTTTGCCCGTCGCTATTCCTCAATGTTGCGCTTCCATGAGTTCATGAAACAAGCCAATGGACAAGATGCCGCGATCGCGCTATACCCCAACACCAAATATCCCCAATATCGCTTTGCAGGCAAAGTCGAATTCCGCAATCTCACCTTTGGATACGATCGCGATCGCCCTGTTCTCGAAAAAATCCAATTCATCATCGAACCCTACGAAACCGTTGCTCTAGTAGGGAAATCAGGTTCTGGCAAATCCACCTTAGTTAAATTGCTGTTCCGTTATTTCGAGCCATCAAGTGGCGGTATCTTGATTGATGGAACAAATATCACCGAACTCGATATCACGGGCTATCGTAAACGTCTAGCGATCGTCCATCAAGAGGTGGATATCTTTAATGGAACCTTGATGGATAATCTCATGTATGGAAATCCTACGGCAACTTTTGCCCAAGTGCAAGAAGCCTGTGCGATCGCTAGTGTTGATGAATTTCTCCATTTACTACCAAGGGGCTATAACACCATCGTCGGGGAACGGGGTGTGCGACTCTCTGGTGGTCAACGTCAAAGATTGGGCATTGCTAGAGCTTTGCTAGTCAATCCCGATATTCTCGTCTTTGATGAAGCCACTTCTAGCCTTGATTACGAATCTGAGCGATCAATTCAACTTGCCATGCGGCGCATTCAGGGAATCCGCACCACAATTGTGATTGCTCACCGTCTTAGCACCGTGCGTGAAGCCGATAAAATTGTCGTCTTAGATAAAGGTGCGATCGTCGAAATCGGCTCCCATCAGCAGCTTCTCGCTCAAGGTGGCATCTATCACCGCTTACATTCTTTACAAGAAACAGGAGAGTTGTTATAA
- a CDS encoding type II toxin-antitoxin system Phd/YefM family antitoxin: MYQVTVDYAKQNLDELCDLATKETEGVGILHRDRVYRLITQEEWESLMETAMLMQVPDLLQQVEIARQEYQAGETFSMEQIFG; this comes from the coding sequence ATGTATCAAGTTACCGTTGATTATGCCAAACAGAACCTTGATGAACTATGCGATCTTGCCACCAAAGAAACTGAGGGCGTGGGTATCCTGCATCGCGATCGGGTTTATCGATTGATTACCCAAGAGGAATGGGAATCATTAATGGAAACAGCCATGCTCATGCAAGTTCCCGATCTGCTTCAGCAAGTAGAAATAGCTAGACAAGAATATCAAGCAGGAGAAACATTCAGTATGGAGCAGATTTTCGGATGA
- a CDS encoding tetratricopeptide repeat protein, with the protein MTNKRTGLEHVNVGGDADINVSQEIHHEPNKVADKVGIVAQAESVVNIENFNQIIQEAKRAGSLINLPQSNVTFFAGRDDDLQEVHKLLQQNHRVAVAAFVKGMGGIGKSELALQYGLRHLQDYGGGIFWLRANEGNLPTQLQDFVVVQLGEKMPDGLDSGEKLAGYCWARLGKSLKGQMLVILDDVKDYAKVEPFLPPLDGNFRVLATTRLGLGNAMQQYTLDVLELAAAVDLLRSFLPEADPRRGSEAEIEQLCEWLGRLPLAIELVGRYLARKPDLSIAKMQERLEMKKLQQDALTDKQRRALTEMTAKLNVIAAFDLSWQDLSEGAQRLGCLLSLFALAPIDWRWVMDAMGEDEEDLEAWRDDELLNLHLLERTGEGEYALHQLLREYFQFQLQQHPQWQALRQQVAVSLLNISKGIGQTITIDQVKEIAPTIPHLEILGRELLEHIPNPAEDLVWAFLGIASYYRGQGLYALSIPPLETCLKETESRLGADHLDVATSLNNLAELYDSQGKYSEAEPLYVRSLSIKEKQLGADHPSVATSLNNLAGLYYSQGKYSEAEPLLLRSLEIDKRIYGEDHPEIATDLNNLAELYRSQGKYSEAEPLYVRSLSIMEKQLGADHPYVASSLNNLASLYESQGKYSEAEPLYLRSLSIKEKQLGADHPSVANSLNNLAGLYESQGKYSEAEPLFLRSLEIFIKVLGQDHPHTQTVMVSLMMLRLQISTGMSSEALQQMIANNPDDIMQLLQAMNPNS; encoded by the coding sequence ATGACCAATAAACGAACAGGGCTGGAGCATGTGAATGTTGGAGGAGACGCTGATATCAATGTTTCCCAAGAGATTCATCATGAGCCAAATAAGGTTGCTGACAAGGTGGGGATTGTTGCTCAGGCAGAGAGTGTTGTAAATATTGAAAATTTCAACCAAATTATTCAGGAGGCGAAGCGGGCGGGGAGCTTGATTAATTTGCCGCAGAGTAATGTGACTTTTTTTGCGGGACGGGATGATGACCTGCAAGAAGTGCATAAACTTTTGCAGCAAAATCATAGGGTGGCGGTGGCGGCTTTTGTCAAAGGCATGGGTGGGATCGGTAAGTCGGAACTGGCGCTGCAATATGGGCTGCGGCATTTGCAAGACTATGGTGGCGGGATCTTTTGGTTACGGGCAAATGAGGGGAACTTGCCAACGCAGTTACAGGATTTTGTGGTGGTGCAGCTTGGGGAAAAGATGCCCGATGGGTTGGATAGTGGTGAGAAGTTGGCGGGGTATTGCTGGGCGCGGCTAGGGAAATCTCTGAAGGGGCAGATGTTGGTGATTTTGGATGATGTGAAGGACTATGCAAAGGTGGAGCCGTTTTTGCCGCCCCTTGATGGCAATTTTCGGGTGTTGGCAACGACAAGGCTGGGGTTGGGGAATGCGATGCAGCAATATACTTTGGATGTGTTGGAGTTGGCGGCGGCGGTGGATTTGTTGAGGTCGTTTTTGCCTGAAGCCGATCCGCGTCGGGGTAGTGAAGCGGAAATTGAGCAGCTTTGTGAGTGGTTGGGGCGGTTGCCTTTGGCGATCGAGTTGGTGGGGCGGTATTTGGCAAGGAAACCTGATCTGTCGATCGCGAAGATGCAGGAGCGCCTAGAAATGAAGAAGTTACAGCAGGATGCGCTGACAGATAAGCAAAGACGGGCTTTGACAGAGATGACTGCAAAGCTAAATGTGATCGCGGCGTTTGATTTGAGTTGGCAAGACCTATCGGAGGGAGCGCAACGGCTCGGCTGCTTGCTGTCGTTGTTTGCGCTTGCGCCGATTGATTGGCGGTGGGTTATGGATGCGATGGGTGAGGATGAGGAGGACTTAGAGGCTTGGCGTGATGATGAGTTATTAAATCTGCATTTGTTGGAACGGACGGGAGAAGGGGAATATGCACTGCATCAACTTTTGCGAGAATATTTTCAATTTCAATTACAACAACATCCCCAATGGCAAGCCCTGCGGCAACAGGTGGCGGTATCGCTGCTGAATATTTCTAAGGGCATCGGACAAACAATCACCATTGATCAAGTCAAAGAAATTGCACCTACAATTCCCCATTTAGAGATCCTCGGACGGGAACTGTTGGAGCATATTCCTAATCCTGCAGAGGATTTAGTTTGGGCATTTTTGGGAATTGCTTCCTATTACAGAGGTCAAGGACTATATGCTCTGTCAATTCCACCTTTGGAAACCTGTCTCAAGGAAACGGAATCACGCTTAGGAGCAGACCATCTCGATGTCGCCACCAGTCTCAACAATCTCGCAGAACTTTACGATTCGCAAGGGAAGTACAGCGAAGCCGAACCACTCTATGTGCGATCGCTCTCGATCAAAGAAAAGCAACTAGGAGCAGACCATCCCTCTGTCGCCACCAGTCTCAACAATCTCGCAGGACTTTACTATTCGCAAGGGAAGTACAGCGAAGCCGAACCGCTCTTGCTGCGATCGCTCGAAATCGATAAACGCATCTATGGAGAAGACCATCCCGAAATTGCAACCGATCTCAACAATCTCGCAGAACTTTACCGATCGCAAGGGAAGTACAGCGAAGCTGAACCACTCTATGTGCGATCGCTTTCGATCATGGAAAAGCAATTAGGAGCAGACCATCCCTATGTTGCTTCCAGTCTCAACAATCTCGCAAGCCTTTACGAATCGCAAGGGAAGTACAGCGAAGCCGAACCTCTCTATTTGCGATCGCTCTCGATCAAAGAAAAGCAACTAGGAGCAGACCATCCCTCTGTCGCCAACAGTCTCAACAATCTCGCAGGACTTTACGAATCGCAAGGGAAGTACAGCGAAGCCGAACCTCTCTTTCTGCGATCCTTAGAAATTTTCATAAAAGTTCTTGGACAAGATCATCCCCATACCCAAACAGTCATGGTCTCTCTCATGATGTTGCGATTACAAATATCTACAGGTATGAGTTCCGAAGCATTACAACAAATGATTGCCAATAATCCTGATGATATAATGCAACTACTGCAAGCCATGAATCCTAACTCATAA
- a CDS encoding type II toxin-antitoxin system mRNA interferase toxin, RelE/StbE family, with the protein MKSYRIVFSKQAKKDIDELTPKQKAKLQDILQNVILPNPYIGKPLKGDLKGLYSYRLSLKDRIVYEIYNEDLVILIIRAKTHYGE; encoded by the coding sequence ATGAAATCTTATCGAATTGTTTTCTCAAAGCAAGCCAAAAAAGATATTGACGAACTCACTCCCAAACAAAAAGCAAAACTGCAAGACATATTACAAAACGTTATTCTGCCTAATCCCTACATTGGCAAACCCTTAAAAGGCGATCTAAAGGGACTCTATTCCTATCGATTGAGTCTCAAAGATCGCATTGTCTACGAAATTTATAATGAAGACTTAGTAATTCTCATCATCAGAGCAAAAACTCATTACGGGGAATGA